The DNA region CGATTGACCCATAAGTTTTGCCATCCACGCAGATGAGCATTTTTGCACCAACCTCGCGCGGCGTTGACCCAGCTGCCTTAACAATAGTTGCAAGGCATACCGGTATATTTTGTTTTTGAAATTGTGCCAATTGTTCAAATATTTCCTTATCGGTCATTTCATACCTCTTACGGCATCACTTAAAGCCTTAGCCTGGCCTACGCCCTTGCGGCGCACACAAACAAGCTCAGCTGTTATTGAAAGAGCAATTTCTTCCGGTGATTCGGCTCCGATTGGAATTCCTATCGGAGTGCAGACATCTGCAAGCCGCTCTTTTGGTATTCCATTTTTCACCAGCATTTCCAGAACAAAACCGACTCTTCTGCGGCTTCCGATGAGGCCGATATAAGCTGTTTGTTGCAGTACAATTTCTGCAAGGCATTCTGCATCATGTTCATGACCTCTTGTAATGATAACAACAAAAGAAGAGCTGTTTATTGAAATACTACGAAGGGATGTAATAAAATCATCGGCTATAACCTCACATCCGGGAAAACGAGCCTGGTTGGCAAAATCAGGGCGGTCATCAATCACTGTAACTGCAAAACCTACTTCTTGTGCAAACCGTGCAAGAGGAATTGCTATATGACCTGCACCACAGATAATAAGTTTTGCACTGGTTGATATAAAATCAAAAAAGACGACCAGTCCGTCTTTAATCTCCAATAACTTCTTTTCTTGTTGCGTATATGCTTTTAAGGCAATATCAAGGATTAATCCGTCGGCTTCTTTGTCCCCGATTCCCCCTTCCATTGTGCCGTCTTTATAGATAATAGTCTTTACACCCGGAGCAATGTGACCATCAGAAGAAGAAATCACGGTTGCAAGACAAAATACTTCCGCTTTGGCAATAAGATCGTTTATTTGTAAAATTATATTCATGGATTCCGCCACTTTTAGAGGTTACAGCTTTTTGCTTAATATGTCATCTGCACTGTTTCTCACAGCAACAATTTGGGCTGCAATGGAAATGGCAATTTCTGCCGGAGTATTTGCGCCTATACTTAAGCCCACAGGTGAATGTATGCTTTTTATAATATCCTCATTTACTCCTTTTTCGCGCAATTGCTGAAAAGCTTGAGCCACCTTTGTACGGCTTCCTATCATTCCGATATACTTGTATGGCTTTTCTATTAGCTTTTCTAAAACCTCATAATCATGAGCATGCCTGTGCGTCAGTATAACCATATAAGTATTTTCCGAAAAAGCCAGTTTTTCAATTGCCTTTACATAATCATCTGCAATAACATTATCCGTCCAGGGCAGTTTTTCCTTATTTGCAAAATCGGGCCTGTTATCGATAACTGTTACGTCAAAATCAAGCATTTTCACAATCTGACTTAAAACATTGCCTATGTGCCCTGCACCAAAAACATAAAATTTAGGCTGCTGTACTATAGATTCAACAAAAACGCTCATTCCCCCGCCGCAGATCATGCCGATATCTTTCAATTCATAGCGAACAAACCTGGAAGCTTTTGAACCCATAAGAGACATAGCTTCATCAATAATTTTCTTTTCTATAGCTCCGCCACCGATTGTTCCGACTATTGATCCATCGGATTTGATAAGCATTCGGGCACCCTCTTCGCGTGGTGCCGAACCAAGCGATTCTATAACAGTAGCCAGCACAACCGGCATATTAGACTTTTTTGCGGCTACGATTTCCTCAAAAATATCCATAACAATCTCCAAAAATATAAAAATTAATGATTCTTTTCATATTCCTCAAGAGCCGCCTGTAGAATTTTAATACTGGAAAGAGGACAACCCTGTTCTTTTCCAAGCAATCCTTCAAATGGAGCCAGAATATCTTCTTCCGTCAGTTTCTTAGCTTCCTCAATGGTTTTGTCTATCACAAGAGTAGTCATCATGCTCAATTCCGCAACTGTACTTTTGCACCCATTTGATTGAAAACGCATGGCAAAGATTTTTCCTTCTTCAACAATTATCCAGAGTTCCACCGTGTCACCACATGCCGGATCTTTTGCCGAAACAAAAACATCTGCAAGCCCTTCACACATATCACCGAAATTGCGCGGGTTTTCAGCATGATCTTTTATAAGCTCAGCAGCATTGGCAAACACTTTTTCTTCAGGGTTTTCATTAAATTCCCTGTGCATCACACAACCTTTTCCGCAATCATCATCCATTTGAAAGAAATTCCCTAAAATAAATTTTCATCGTATTATATTTTTTTTATAAGTTCTATAAAAGCTTCCAGAGTTTTTAAATTATGGCATGGAAGAAAATAATCAACATAGGGTATAGCAGCAGACATACCCATGCAAAGTGGTTCATAATTATCATATTTTAAGTTGGGGTTTAACCAGATAATTTTTTTAAAGCCTTTTTTCAAAATCGACATCTGTTTTTTCAAGAGATCAATATCGCCCTTATCCCATCCGTCGCTCAATATCACCAGAATTCTGCTTTTCTTACGAAGCTTTCCGCCATATCTATCATTGAACTCCTCAAAACTTCCGCCCAGATTAGTTCCGCCTGACCAGAACAGAACATTATTCGAAAGCATGGAAAGAGCAACCTTTACAGACCGGTAATTTATAAGATCGGTTATCCTTTTTAGTTGTGCGCCGAAAACAAAGGTTTCTGTATTCCTAAGGTGCTTTTGCAATTCATAGATAAATTTAATCAAAAAGGTACTGTAAACATCCATCGAACCGCTTACATCAGCGAAAAGCACCAGTTTTGAGCGTTTAGGCTTTTTTTCTTTTTTAAAAATATTAATTATTTCCCCGCCTTTTTGTCTTGACTGGCGTATAGATTTCTGAAGATCTATGATTTTACCTTTATTGCTGGATTTGTATCTTCGCCCCTTTTTTTCCTTTATATTAATCCGTAGAGATTTAAATAATTCGTCGTAAAGATAAAGCTCTTCAGGCTTAACATCTTCAAAGTCCTTCTCCTTAAACGGTGTTGATAAAGAATAACCGGGCAGCGCTTCTTCTTCAGACGGTAGATTATTATCTTCTTCCGTTGTTTCTTTTGTTATTATTCCTGCAACTTCTTCTTCTCCGTTCTCATCATCGGCATTTTTTGCAGTATTTTTATTTTCAGGAGATTCACCGTGAATATCATTTTCAGGATCATTGCAACCCATATCGGGAAAATCATCTTCTGTTTTCCAGAAACTATCAAAAAGCTGATTAAAAATGGGAAGATATTTATGGCTGGCTACCATTGTTGATTTGAGAGCCATATAAAATTCAAAGCGGCTTTCGATATTGACATATTTAAGGGCAGCCATTGAATCCAGTTGTTTTGTCATATGAACCGGAACCCGATTTTGACGTAAAAGATTGGCAAACGAAAGAATACTTTTTATCAGGTTCTGGGAGCGTTGTTTATAGTCCTTCTCGCTAAACTCCCTTTTGACCTTTTTGACAGATGCTATAGGAGGTTG from Pseudomonadota bacterium includes:
- a CDS encoding XdhC family protein, whose product is MNIILQINDLIAKAEVFCLATVISSSDGHIAPGVKTIIYKDGTMEGGIGDKEADGLILDIALKAYTQQEKKLLEIKDGLVVFFDFISTSAKLIICGAGHIAIPLARFAQEVGFAVTVIDDRPDFANQARFPGCEVIADDFITSLRSISINSSSFVVIITRGHEHDAECLAEIVLQQTAYIGLIGSRRRVGFVLEMLVKNGIPKERLADVCTPIGIPIGAESPEEIALSITAELVCVRRKGVGQAKALSDAVRGMK
- a CDS encoding VWA domain-containing protein translates to MAQPPIASVKKVKREFSEKDYKQRSQNLIKSILSFANLLRQNRVPVHMTKQLDSMAALKYVNIESRFEFYMALKSTMVASHKYLPIFNQLFDSFWKTEDDFPDMGCNDPENDIHGESPENKNTAKNADDENGEEEVAGIITKETTEEDNNLPSEEEALPGYSLSTPFKEKDFEDVKPEELYLYDELFKSLRINIKEKKGRRYKSSNKGKIIDLQKSIRQSRQKGGEIINIFKKEKKPKRSKLVLFADVSGSMDVYSTFLIKFIYELQKHLRNTETFVFGAQLKRITDLINYRSVKVALSMLSNNVLFWSGGTNLGGSFEEFNDRYGGKLRKKSRILVILSDGWDKGDIDLLKKQMSILKKGFKKIIWLNPNLKYDNYEPLCMGMSAAIPYVDYFLPCHNLKTLEAFIELIKKI
- a CDS encoding iron-sulfur cluster assembly scaffold protein; translated protein: MDDDCGKGCVMHREFNENPEEKVFANAAELIKDHAENPRNFGDMCEGLADVFVSAKDPACGDTVELWIIVEEGKIFAMRFQSNGCKSTVAELSMMTTLVIDKTIEEAKKLTEEDILAPFEGLLGKEQGCPLSSIKILQAALEEYEKNH
- the xdhC gene encoding xanthine dehydrogenase accessory protein XdhC, with product MDIFEEIVAAKKSNMPVVLATVIESLGSAPREEGARMLIKSDGSIVGTIGGGAIEKKIIDEAMSLMGSKASRFVRYELKDIGMICGGGMSVFVESIVQQPKFYVFGAGHIGNVLSQIVKMLDFDVTVIDNRPDFANKEKLPWTDNVIADDYVKAIEKLAFSENTYMVILTHRHAHDYEVLEKLIEKPYKYIGMIGSRTKVAQAFQQLREKGVNEDIIKSIHSPVGLSIGANTPAEIAISIAAQIVAVRNSADDILSKKL